From a single Budorcas taxicolor isolate Tak-1 chromosome X, Takin1.1, whole genome shotgun sequence genomic region:
- the BGN gene encoding biglycan: MWPLWPLAALLALSQALPFEQKAFWDFTLDDGLPMLNDEEASGAETTSGIPDLDSLPPTYSAMCPFGCHCHLRVVQCSDLGLKAVPKEISPDTTLLDLQNNDISELRKDDFKGLQHLYALVLVNNKISKIHEKAFSPLRKLQKLYISKNHLVEIPPNLPSSLVELRIHDNRIRKVPKGVFSGLRNMNCIEMGGNPLENSGFEPGAFDGLKLNYLRISEAKLTGIPKDLPETLNELHLDHNKIQAIELEDLLRYSKLYRLGLGHNQIRMIENGSLSFLPTLRELHLDNNKLSRVPAGLPDLKLLQVVYLHTNNITKVGVNDFCPVGFGVKRAYYNGISLFNNPVPYWEVQPATFRCVTDRLAIQFGNYKK, encoded by the exons ATGTGGCCCCTGTGGCCTCTTGCAGCCCTGCTGGCCCTGAGCCAGGCCCTGCCCTTTGAGCAAAAAGCCTTCTGGGACTTCACCCTGGACGATGGGCTGCCCATGCTGAACGATGAGGAAGCTTCGGGTGCAGAAACAACCTCGGGCATCCCAGACCTggactccctcccacccacctacAGCGCCATGTGCCCTTTTGGCTGCCACTGCCATCTGAGGGTCGTTCAGTGCTCCGACCTGG GTCTGAAGGCTGTGCCCAAGGAGATCTCGCCCGACACCACCCTGCTGGACCTGCAGAATAATGACATCTCTGAGCTCCGGAAAGATGACTTCAAAGGCCTCCAGCACCTCTAC GCCTTGGTCCTCGTGAACAACAAGATCTCCAAGATCCACGAGAAGGCCTTCAGCCCCCTGCGGAAGCTCCAGAAGCTCTACATCTCCAAGAATCACCTGGTGGAGATCCCTCCCAACCTGCCCAGCTCCCTGGTGGAGCTCCGCATCCATGACAACCGCATCCGCAAGGTGCCCAAGGGAGTGTTCAGTGGGCTTCGCAACATGAACTGCATTG AGATGGGTGGGAACCCCCTGGAGAACAGCGGCTTTGAACCGGGAGCATTTGATGGCCTGAAGCTCAACTACCTTCGCATCTCCGAGGCCAAGCTCACTGGCATCCCCAAAG ACCTCCCTGAGACCCTCAATGAACTCCACCTGGACCACAACAAAATCCAGGCAATCGAGCTAGAGGATCTGCTCCGCTACTCCAAGTTGTACAG GCTGGGCCTGGGCCACAACCAGATCCGCATGATTGAGAACGGGAGCCTGAGTTTTCTGCCCACGCTGCGGGAGCTGCACTTGGACAACAACAAGCTGTCTAGGGTGCCAGCTGGTCTTCCAGACCTCAAGCTCCTCCAG GTGGTCTATCTACACACCAACAACATCACCAAAGTGGGCGTCAACGACTTCTGCCCAGTGGGCTTCGGGGTCAAGCGGGCCTACTACAACGGCATCAGCCTCTTCAACAACCCCGTTCCCTACTGGGAGGTGCAGCCGGCCACCTTTCGTTGTGTCACTGACCGCCTGGCCATCCAGTTTGGCAACTATAAAAAGTAG